In one window of Thermodesulfobacteriota bacterium DNA:
- the mreC gene encoding rod shape-determining protein MreC produces the protein MRGSERNFYSFLKRHQLVLISAVLAFFSLHLALTDRKGYERGYLLKEALSYTLSPVQETLLGAGALVKGVWSDYVLLVGVNRENGELRNAVSHLEEENNRLLEEILRDARLRAVLEYRDALPFSTTGAAVTGFNMERWTRTIAVNKGLSDGIGKDHAVIAPQGIVGRTLDVHNSSARVLLVTDARSNIDVIVQRTRVKGVAEGNGTDALVLKYVRVIDDVQVGDKVLTSGISGIFPKGLVVGEVTKIEKSRDNFFNHIEVRPAVDIKKLEEVLVLSERPRVTE, from the coding sequence ATGAGGGGCTCTGAACGCAACTTCTACTCTTTTCTCAAAAGGCACCAGCTTGTGCTCATTTCCGCCGTCCTGGCGTTTTTTTCACTTCACCTCGCGTTGACTGACAGGAAGGGATACGAACGGGGCTACCTGCTGAAAGAGGCCCTCTCGTATACGCTGTCCCCGGTCCAGGAAACGCTCCTCGGCGCCGGGGCCCTCGTAAAAGGCGTCTGGTCGGACTACGTCCTCCTGGTAGGCGTGAACCGGGAAAACGGCGAATTGAGAAACGCCGTATCGCACCTCGAAGAGGAGAACAACAGGCTCCTGGAGGAGATACTGCGTGACGCGAGGCTCAGGGCCGTCCTCGAGTACCGGGACGCCCTGCCTTTCAGTACGACGGGCGCGGCTGTCACCGGCTTCAACATGGAGCGATGGACGAGGACCATCGCCGTCAACAAGGGCCTCTCGGACGGCATCGGGAAGGACCACGCCGTCATAGCCCCCCAGGGCATAGTCGGCAGGACGCTCGACGTGCACAATAGCTCTGCAAGGGTCCTCCTCGTGACCGACGCCCGGTCCAACATAGACGTAATAGTGCAGCGCACCAGGGTAAAGGGCGTTGCCGAGGGGAACGGCACCGACGCGCTGGTGCTCAAGTACGTGCGTGTGATTGACGACGTCCAGGTCGGGGACAAGGTCCTGACCTCCGGCATCTCCGGCATCTTCCCTAAGGGGCTTGTCGTGGGCGAGGTGACCAAGATAGAGAAGTCCAGGGACAACTTCTTCAACCACATCGAGGTCCGCCCCGCGGTCGACATCAAGAAGCTCGAGGAAGTGCTTGTCTTAAGCGAGCGCCCGCGGGTTACGGAATAG
- a CDS encoding rod shape-determining protein → MLNYLLGLFSNDLAIDLGTASTLIYVKGKGIICNEPSVVAVKKDGKGKRVLAVGKEAKAMLGRTPGNIAAIRPLKDGVIADFEVTEEMLKYFIAKVHNRRLLVRPRIIVGVPSGITQVEKRAVRESAYSAGAAEVYLIEEPMAAAIGAGLPITEPSGNMIVDIGGGTSEIAVISLAGIVQSKSIRIGGDKLDEVIVQYIKRKYNLAIGTGVAEIIKMTLGLPMPDEKTERLEIKGSNLITGIPTTLEIESGEIREALNETINALVEAVKNVLETTPPELAADLVDKGIVLAGGGALLKNLDVILREETQLPVTIAEDPLTCVVKGAGKVLDEIRLLKEVTIPN, encoded by the coding sequence ATGCTCAATTACCTATTGGGTCTTTTCTCAAACGACCTGGCCATAGACCTCGGCACGGCAAGCACGCTCATATACGTAAAGGGCAAGGGCATCATCTGCAACGAGCCCTCGGTCGTGGCCGTAAAAAAAGACGGCAAGGGCAAAAGGGTGCTCGCGGTCGGCAAGGAGGCCAAGGCCATGCTGGGCCGCACCCCAGGCAATATCGCGGCCATCAGGCCCTTGAAGGACGGCGTCATAGCCGACTTCGAGGTCACCGAGGAGATGCTCAAGTACTTCATAGCCAAGGTGCACAATAGAAGATTGCTTGTCCGCCCCCGGATAATAGTAGGCGTACCGTCAGGCATAACCCAGGTCGAGAAAAGGGCCGTAAGGGAGTCCGCCTACTCGGCTGGCGCCGCCGAGGTCTATCTCATAGAGGAGCCCATGGCGGCCGCCATAGGCGCGGGCCTCCCCATAACCGAGCCATCGGGCAACATGATCGTAGACATAGGCGGCGGCACCTCCGAGATAGCCGTCATATCGCTCGCCGGCATAGTCCAGTCCAAGTCCATAAGGATCGGCGGCGACAAGCTCGACGAGGTCATCGTGCAGTATATAAAGAGGAAATACAACCTCGCCATCGGCACGGGTGTCGCGGAGATAATAAAGATGACGCTAGGCCTCCCCATGCCGGACGAGAAGACGGAGAGGCTCGAGATAAAGGGCTCGAACCTCATAACCGGCATCCCCACGACGCTCGAGATAGAGTCCGGGGAGATCCGGGAGGCGCTGAACGAGACCATAAACGCGCTCGTCGAGGCGGTGAAGAACGTCCTCGAGACCACACCCCCGGAGCTCGCGGCAGACCTGGTCGACAAGGGCATAGTGCTCGCGGGAGGAGGAGCGCTCCTTAAGAACCTCGACGTCATACTCCGCGAGGAAACGCAGCTCCCGGTAACGATAGCCGAGGACCCCCTCACCTGCGTCGTCAAGGGCGCCGGGAAGGTCCTGGACGAGATACGTCTGTTAAAGGAAGTCACCATACCGAACTGA
- a CDS encoding SurA N-terminal domain-containing protein, with protein MMLESIRKRRNSAVILVAFAAIILVFIFWGVGPGGGGGDSNAVATVNGESISVRDYMNLYKREVDYYRSVFKEQFNDEMERELNLKQRSVEILINRILAVKEARVQGIEVSEKEVQDTIKAIPAFNNNGTFDKELYFKVLNSNRVSPAEFEKNIETDLLTAKIREKILREVSVTDEEVRDRYLKENRKITFDYVSVDSVSLKKGIEVADEEALAYYKQNASRFMVPRSVNAFYAFAPFAEFAKSAPVTAEEVSEFYERNKGQFETPAAVKARHILVRPEPGVDTEKARADARQKIDGLLEKVRSGGDFAAIARQSSQDPGSASQGGDLGWFQKGIMIKEFEDAAFALGKGEVSGVVETEFGFHVIKVEDRKDPGHVPLKEVEPAIRKTLGESKARNVAKEALAGLDSKIARAGTAEEMRKEAAAIKGVRTAVTGFFTEMEPPAELAGNEDLRNTMLTLPPGQGRTVDAEDGVYLVRVLERKEATVPEFKDAAPEVKDILATEKAFKAAREKAVQMVERLKNGEDLKAIASSEKLNVESTGYFSQLDGFMPRTGIFTGDKEGLFELSESAPNFPEVLVNEGKHYVLRFAGAREAPESGLEFKKEDIRSRVLAEKEEEVLGEWLNGLRQKSKITVNQDLL; from the coding sequence ATGATGCTCGAAAGTATCAGAAAAAGGCGGAATTCAGCCGTAATACTCGTTGCATTCGCGGCGATAATCCTCGTTTTCATATTCTGGGGCGTAGGCCCCGGCGGAGGCGGCGGGGACTCGAACGCCGTGGCTACGGTAAACGGTGAGTCCATATCCGTAAGGGACTACATGAACCTCTATAAAAGAGAGGTCGATTATTACCGTAGCGTTTTCAAGGAACAGTTTAACGACGAGATGGAGCGCGAACTGAACCTGAAGCAGCGGTCCGTCGAGATACTGATAAACAGGATCCTCGCCGTGAAAGAGGCCAGGGTCCAGGGCATAGAGGTGTCCGAAAAGGAGGTCCAGGACACCATAAAGGCCATACCCGCCTTTAATAATAACGGCACTTTCGACAAGGAACTTTACTTCAAGGTGCTGAACTCCAACCGCGTAAGCCCGGCGGAATTCGAAAAGAACATCGAGACCGACCTCCTGACGGCCAAGATTCGTGAAAAGATCCTGAGGGAAGTGTCCGTCACGGACGAGGAGGTCAGGGACAGGTACCTGAAGGAAAACAGGAAGATAACATTCGATTACGTGTCCGTCGACAGCGTGTCGCTCAAAAAAGGCATCGAGGTCGCAGACGAGGAGGCACTTGCCTATTACAAGCAGAACGCCTCCAGGTTCATGGTGCCCAGGAGCGTAAACGCCTTCTACGCCTTCGCCCCGTTCGCGGAATTCGCGAAGAGCGCTCCGGTCACCGCCGAGGAGGTAAGCGAGTTCTACGAAAGGAACAAGGGGCAGTTCGAGACCCCTGCCGCGGTAAAGGCCAGGCACATACTGGTAAGGCCCGAACCCGGCGTTGACACTGAAAAGGCCAGGGCGGACGCAAGGCAAAAGATAGACGGCTTGCTCGAAAAGGTAAGGTCCGGCGGCGATTTCGCGGCCATCGCAAGGCAGAGCTCCCAGGACCCGGGGAGCGCTTCGCAGGGAGGCGACCTGGGCTGGTTCCAGAAGGGCATAATGATAAAAGAGTTCGAGGACGCCGCATTCGCGCTCGGCAAGGGCGAGGTGAGCGGGGTCGTCGAGACGGAGTTCGGCTTCCACGTCATAAAGGTCGAGGACAGGAAAGACCCTGGCCACGTGCCTCTCAAGGAAGTGGAGCCCGCCATAAGGAAGACGCTCGGCGAGAGCAAGGCGAGAAATGTGGCGAAAGAGGCCCTTGCCGGACTCGACTCAAAGATAGCCAGGGCCGGGACAGCCGAGGAGATGAGGAAGGAAGCGGCGGCCATCAAGGGCGTTAGGACCGCCGTCACCGGCTTCTTTACGGAAATGGAGCCTCCAGCGGAGCTTGCAGGCAACGAGGACCTCAGGAATACCATGCTTACCCTGCCCCCGGGGCAGGGGAGGACCGTCGATGCCGAGGACGGCGTATATCTCGTAAGGGTCCTCGAAAGGAAAGAGGCCACCGTGCCCGAGTTCAAGGACGCGGCCCCGGAGGTAAAGGACATACTCGCTACGGAGAAGGCCTTCAAGGCCGCCCGGGAAAAGGCCGTTCAGATGGTCGAGCGCCTCAAGAACGGCGAGGATTTGAAGGCGATAGCGTCGTCCGAAAAGCTCAATGTCGAATCAACCGGCTATTTCAGCCAGCTTGACGGCTTCATGCCCAGGACGGGCATATTCACCGGGGACAAGGAAGGCCTCTTCGAGCTGAGCGAAAGCGCACCGAACTTCCCCGAGGTCCTCGTAAACGAGGGCAAGCACTATGTCCTGCGGTTCGCGGGCGCCAGGGAGGCCCCGGAGTCCGGGCTAGAGTTCAAGAAAGAAGATATACGGTCGAGGGTCCTTGCCGAGAAAGAAGAAGAGGTCCTTGGCGAGTGGCTGAACGGCCTCCGGCAGAAATCGAAGATAACCGTGAACCAGGACCTCCTTTAA
- a CDS encoding proline--tRNA ligase: MRYSRMLLPTLKESPADAEVISQKLMIRAGMIRKVAAGIYNLLPLGHRVVKKVEAIVREEMNRAGAQEVLMPMVVPAELWQESGRWEAYGKELLRLKDRHEREFCLGPTHEEVITDMVRREVRSYRELPLNLYQIQAKFRDEIRPRFGLMRGREFIMKDAYSFHATPESLDREYENMHRAYTRIFERCALQFRAVEAETGAIGGRFSHEFMVLADSGEDSIASCTRCGYAANIERAEVREPHPERPMGELPIEMVSTPGMRTIEEVSAFLKAAPSAMIKTLIYETDRGTVAALVRGDHQLNEFKFRNAAGAAWVRLADEAVVERATGAPAGFAGPVRLKIPVYSDHAVRRIFDGVTGANEKDAHLVHVSAARDFPGASYADIRNALAGDMCPRCEGAFEIRRGIEVGHIFKLGTKYSEAMGATFLDEEGKERPAIMGCYGIGVGRTAAAAIEQNHDEAGIVWPGPLAPFDCEVLPVNVNDEGTKKTAEAIYTRLSSEMDVLLDDRDERAGVKFKDADLIGIPVRVVVGERNLKQGKVELKIRKSGETRLVGIEEAAAEVGKVLGK, encoded by the coding sequence ATGCGCTATTCGAGGATGCTGCTGCCTACCCTGAAGGAATCTCCGGCAGACGCCGAGGTCATAAGCCAGAAGCTCATGATACGGGCCGGGATGATAAGGAAGGTGGCCGCTGGCATTTATAACCTGCTTCCTCTCGGCCACAGGGTGGTAAAGAAGGTGGAGGCCATAGTAAGGGAGGAGATGAACAGGGCAGGCGCCCAGGAGGTCCTGATGCCCATGGTCGTCCCCGCCGAGCTCTGGCAGGAGAGCGGCAGGTGGGAGGCTTACGGGAAGGAGCTCTTGAGGCTCAAGGACCGGCACGAAAGAGAGTTCTGCCTGGGGCCGACGCACGAGGAGGTAATAACCGACATGGTGAGGAGGGAGGTGCGCTCATACAGGGAGCTCCCCTTGAACCTCTACCAGATTCAGGCCAAGTTCAGGGACGAGATACGCCCGAGGTTCGGGCTCATGCGGGGCCGCGAATTCATTATGAAGGACGCGTATTCCTTCCACGCCACGCCCGAAAGCCTGGACCGGGAATACGAGAACATGCACCGCGCCTACACGAGGATATTCGAGAGGTGCGCCCTGCAGTTCAGGGCCGTCGAGGCCGAGACAGGCGCCATAGGCGGCAGGTTCTCGCACGAGTTCATGGTCCTTGCCGACAGCGGCGAGGATTCCATTGCGAGCTGCACGAGGTGCGGCTACGCCGCGAATATCGAAAGGGCCGAGGTGCGGGAGCCGCACCCTGAAAGGCCAATGGGCGAGCTTCCGATAGAGATGGTCTCAACACCCGGCATGAGGACCATAGAGGAAGTGAGCGCGTTCCTCAAGGCCGCCCCCTCTGCCATGATAAAGACGCTCATATACGAGACGGACAGGGGCACAGTCGCGGCGCTCGTTAGGGGCGACCACCAGCTTAACGAATTCAAGTTCAGGAACGCGGCAGGGGCGGCCTGGGTGAGGCTCGCGGACGAGGCCGTCGTCGAGAGGGCCACAGGCGCGCCCGCCGGGTTCGCCGGGCCGGTCAGGCTCAAAATCCCCGTATACTCCGACCACGCCGTGAGGAGGATATTCGACGGCGTGACAGGCGCGAACGAGAAGGACGCGCACCTCGTGCACGTGAGCGCGGCGCGGGATTTCCCCGGGGCCTCATACGCAGACATAAGGAACGCCCTGGCCGGGGACATGTGCCCGAGGTGCGAGGGCGCGTTCGAGATACGGCGCGGGATAGAGGTGGGGCATATATTCAAGCTCGGGACCAAGTATTCGGAGGCAATGGGCGCGACCTTCCTCGACGAGGAAGGCAAGGAGCGCCCGGCTATCATGGGCTGCTACGGCATAGGCGTAGGCAGGACCGCCGCCGCCGCCATAGAGCAGAACCATGACGAGGCCGGGATAGTATGGCCTGGCCCGCTCGCCCCGTTCGACTGCGAGGTGCTGCCCGTTAACGTGAACGACGAGGGCACTAAAAAGACCGCGGAGGCGATATACACGCGGCTCTCCTCCGAGATGGACGTTCTCCTCGACGACAGGGACGAGAGGGCGGGGGTGAAGTTCAAGGACGCCGACCTCATAGGCATCCCCGTGCGGGTGGTCGTCGGCGAAAGGAACTTGAAGCAGGGCAAGGTGGAGCTCAAGATCAGAAAATCCGGGGAGACAAGGCTCGTCGGAATAGAGGAAGCCGCCGCCGAGGTCGGAAAGGTCCTCGGAAAGTAG
- the mreD gene encoding rod shape-determining protein MreD, protein MKEFLLFLPITIAYLALKSTVLAGFPLPDVTLIIVFYMAHRKAAVDGALAAFALGYLDDAMSGGVLGASSFSLVLIFAAVHLLSKVVQFTTPAIRIGGVFAASVLKGALAYYILRAAGLGAIFQPGMVLEAAVSGLLAPAVFALLQKTADLATPRKFKDNEN, encoded by the coding sequence ATGAAAGAGTTCCTTCTTTTCCTCCCCATTACAATCGCATACCTGGCCTTGAAGAGCACGGTCCTCGCCGGGTTTCCGCTGCCCGACGTCACGCTCATAATCGTCTTCTACATGGCCCACAGGAAGGCCGCCGTCGACGGCGCGCTCGCGGCGTTCGCGCTCGGATACCTCGACGACGCCATGAGCGGAGGGGTGCTCGGAGCGAGTTCTTTCTCCCTCGTCCTCATATTCGCGGCAGTGCACCTCCTCTCGAAGGTCGTCCAGTTCACCACGCCGGCCATCAGGATAGGCGGCGTCTTCGCCGCCTCCGTCTTGAAAGGCGCGCTCGCGTACTATATCCTCAGGGCCGCCGGGCTGGGTGCGATCTTCCAGCCGGGGATGGTCCTTGAGGCAGCGGTGAGCGGGCTCCTTGCGCCGGCTGTCTTCGCCCTCCTCCAGAAGACGGCCGACCTCGCAACGCCCCGCAAATTCAAGGACAACGAGAATTGA
- a CDS encoding DUF4105 domain-containing protein — MALAFFALLPREAASSDAGYAEALAERAVSKGLHDRREWHVLLHYRPALLGRYTSLVDDPAFFNSPSGKNDPREELIETIKAFFRADPDGDAHPQCRFIARYRWLSNELSIDSSKLPAPECKGYGELMQNMNPRSAVLVFPVSHINSPASMFGHTLLRIDSDRESTMFSFAVNYSAVTPETSGILFAVKGLTGAYKGYFGVLPYYEKIKEYSFLENRDMWEYRLDFSPEEVERMLLHLWELKDIYSDYYFFDENCSYNLLLALEAARPETDLLELLPPWVIPMDTVRAIKKTGMSSGEAQYRPSRASRIRHIEGLLDKGLRASALDLASGALDPNDLARDGAIPREKRAMALDLASEYVQYRYAKRKLPKEEYTSRYIGVLGARSTLGLVPPYDISAPAPPDDGHGPARLSIGAGFRDKREFASIKLRPANHALMDPQEGYLPGAAITFLEGEARYDFDGRGLQAERLTLLEIVSISPRDRFFKPVSWRVSADVLRKEDTGRDERRTISGLSAGMGLSYGSWPGALAYAFAGPEAKAGRRLDKGYALGAGVKAGVVGSITERWKAQLEFTALAFGPGDRHDILAVEFNQTFTTGKESALMLNLKREDFDGFYSTEAVLYWNRYY, encoded by the coding sequence TTGGCCCTCGCCTTTTTCGCGCTCCTGCCCCGGGAGGCGGCATCTTCCGACGCAGGGTACGCCGAAGCGCTCGCGGAAAGGGCCGTATCTAAGGGCCTCCATGACAGGCGCGAATGGCATGTGCTCCTTCATTACAGGCCCGCGCTCCTTGGCCGCTACACGAGCCTGGTCGACGACCCCGCCTTTTTCAACTCGCCTTCCGGAAAGAACGACCCCCGGGAAGAGCTCATTGAGACTATAAAGGCGTTCTTCAGGGCCGACCCTGACGGGGACGCCCACCCACAGTGCAGGTTCATAGCCAGGTACCGGTGGCTGTCGAACGAGCTCTCGATCGACAGCTCGAAGCTCCCCGCGCCGGAGTGCAAGGGGTATGGCGAGCTCATGCAGAACATGAACCCCCGTTCGGCGGTTCTCGTATTCCCGGTATCGCACATCAACAGCCCTGCATCGATGTTCGGGCACACGCTCCTCCGTATCGATTCCGACAGGGAATCGACCATGTTCTCCTTCGCCGTCAACTACTCGGCGGTAACGCCGGAGACGAGCGGCATCCTTTTCGCCGTGAAGGGGCTTACAGGCGCATACAAGGGGTACTTCGGCGTGCTCCCCTATTACGAGAAGATAAAGGAGTACAGCTTCCTCGAGAACAGGGACATGTGGGAGTACAGGCTGGACTTCAGCCCGGAAGAGGTCGAGAGGATGCTACTACACCTCTGGGAGCTCAAGGACATATATTCGGATTACTATTTTTTCGACGAGAACTGCTCCTATAACCTGCTCCTTGCGCTCGAAGCGGCAAGGCCTGAAACCGACCTCCTTGAGCTACTGCCGCCCTGGGTGATCCCGATGGACACGGTAAGGGCCATAAAGAAGACAGGCATGAGCTCTGGCGAGGCCCAGTACAGGCCTTCAAGGGCGTCGAGGATAAGACACATAGAGGGGCTATTGGACAAGGGCCTACGCGCCTCCGCGCTGGACCTCGCTTCCGGCGCGCTCGATCCCAATGATCTCGCCCGCGACGGGGCCATCCCGAGGGAGAAGAGGGCGATGGCCCTGGACCTCGCCTCGGAGTACGTCCAGTACAGGTATGCGAAGAGGAAGCTCCCCAAGGAGGAATACACGTCGAGGTACATAGGCGTCCTCGGCGCAAGGAGCACGCTCGGGCTCGTACCGCCTTATGATATAAGCGCCCCGGCCCCTCCGGACGACGGCCACGGCCCGGCAAGGCTCTCCATAGGGGCCGGATTCCGTGACAAGAGAGAGTTCGCTTCGATAAAGCTCAGGCCGGCGAACCACGCCCTCATGGACCCGCAGGAGGGGTATCTGCCCGGAGCCGCCATAACCTTTCTTGAAGGCGAGGCAAGGTACGACTTCGACGGAAGGGGGCTTCAAGCGGAAAGGCTCACGCTTCTGGAGATAGTATCAATTTCGCCCAGGGACAGGTTTTTTAAGCCAGTCTCATGGCGGGTTTCCGCGGACGTCCTCCGTAAGGAGGATACCGGGCGGGACGAGCGGAGGACAATATCCGGCCTCTCCGCCGGAATGGGGTTAAGCTACGGCTCATGGCCGGGCGCGCTCGCATACGCTTTCGCCGGGCCTGAGGCCAAGGCCGGACGAAGGCTCGACAAGGGGTACGCGCTCGGCGCGGGCGTGAAGGCTGGCGTGGTCGGAAGTATCACGGAGAGGTGGAAGGCGCAGCTCGAATTCACTGCCCTGGCCTTCGGCCCGGGCGACAGGCACGACATACTCGCCGTAGAGTTCAATCAGACCTTCACGACAGGAAAAGAGAGCGCCTTGATGCTGAACCTTAAGAGGGAGGACTTTGACGGCTTTTACTCGACGGAGGCGGTTTTGTATTGGAACCGTTATTATTAA
- a CDS encoding DUF3015 family protein — MKRLAGFGSALLLAGAFMLPSSAAAQSYDTNVGCGLGNMLFKEIGQDKTLFQILAVTTNGFFFNQTFGITSGTLGCAQPSMIVENEKVLRFVADNMDTLAQDIAVGNGEALSTLAELMEIPAEQRPVFFSKLQENFNGIYSSSAVESADVIEGIYKIASNS, encoded by the coding sequence ATGAAAAGACTCGCTGGTTTTGGTTCCGCGCTTCTCCTTGCGGGGGCGTTCATGCTCCCGTCAAGCGCCGCTGCCCAGTCGTACGATACCAATGTGGGGTGCGGCCTCGGCAACATGCTCTTCAAGGAAATCGGCCAGGACAAGACGCTCTTCCAGATACTCGCTGTCACCACGAACGGTTTTTTCTTCAACCAGACCTTCGGGATCACCTCCGGAACCCTCGGGTGCGCGCAGCCTTCGATGATAGTCGAGAACGAGAAGGTCCTGAGGTTCGTCGCCGACAACATGGACACCCTCGCGCAGGACATCGCCGTGGGGAACGGCGAGGCGCTCTCAACCCTTGCCGAGCTCATGGAAATACCGGCCGAGCAGAGGCCCGTGTTCTTCTCGAAGCTCCAGGAGAACTTCAACGGCATCTACAGCTCCTCCGCTGTGGAGTCGGCTGACGTGATCGAGGGCATCTACAAGATTGCTTCCAACTCGTAG
- a CDS encoding DUF3015 family protein, whose product MKRLTISGCALALFMGFAALPAGAQTFDQNVGCGLGSVLMKERDATLFQVLAITTNGILFNQTIGITFGVFGCQQPAVFVENEKLKTFVAANMDSLAQDMAAGNGESLATVAELMGVPAEKRSEFYASLQSNFREIYTSGGVQSADVIENISETSL is encoded by the coding sequence ATGAAAAGGCTTACCATATCGGGATGCGCCCTTGCCTTATTTATGGGGTTCGCGGCGCTTCCAGCCGGGGCGCAGACCTTTGACCAGAACGTGGGCTGCGGCCTCGGGAGCGTGCTGATGAAGGAGAGGGACGCCACGCTCTTTCAGGTGCTCGCAATAACGACGAACGGGATACTCTTCAACCAGACCATCGGCATCACCTTCGGCGTCTTCGGGTGCCAGCAGCCGGCCGTATTCGTAGAAAACGAGAAGCTCAAGACCTTCGTCGCCGCCAACATGGACTCTCTCGCCCAGGACATGGCCGCCGGGAACGGGGAGTCCCTCGCGACGGTCGCCGAGCTCATGGGCGTGCCCGCGGAGAAGAGGTCGGAGTTCTATGCCTCGCTCCAGTCGAACTTCAGGGAGATATACACGTCAGGGGGCGTGCAGTCCGCTGACGTGATAGAAAACATCTCGGAGACCTCGCTTTAG
- a CDS encoding PEP-CTERM sorting domain-containing protein (PEP-CTERM proteins occur, often in large numbers, in the proteomes of bacteria that also encode an exosortase, a predicted intramembrane cysteine proteinase. The presence of a PEP-CTERM domain at a protein's C-terminus predicts cleavage within the sorting domain, followed by covalent anchoring to some some component of the (usually Gram-negative) cell surface. Many PEP-CTERM proteins exhibit an unusual sequence composition that includes large numbers of potential glycosylation sites. Expression of one such protein has been shown restore the ability of a bacterium to form floc, a type of biofilm.), with product MKRSLLSAAVLVGCLALVPAVSSASVPNNGNGGPPFGNGGNTNTNVAAASATNTTIVKIKNIIKVNSGKNHFKPVRNGKNNGPLNAVSSNGGNYDGGKHHGKKYKKDKNNNGNNHAVPEPGTMALLAAAMGAIVIRKRQSAK from the coding sequence ATGAAAAGAAGCCTGCTTTCCGCAGCCGTACTCGTCGGATGCCTCGCCCTTGTCCCTGCCGTAAGCTCCGCAAGCGTACCGAATAACGGTAACGGCGGCCCCCCTTTCGGAAACGGCGGCAACACCAACACCAACGTCGCAGCCGCAAGCGCCACCAACACGACCATCGTAAAGATCAAGAACATCATCAAGGTGAACAGCGGCAAGAACCACTTCAAGCCCGTCAGGAACGGCAAGAACAACGGCCCCCTGAACGCCGTGAGCAGCAACGGCGGCAACTACGACGGCGGCAAGCACCACGGCAAGAAATACAAAAAGGATAAGAATAACAATGGCAACAACCATGCCGTGCCCGAGCCCGGCACCATGGCCCTCCTCGCAGCCGCAATGGGCGCGATAGTCATAAGGAAGAGGCAGTCCGCGAAGTAA